Proteins encoded by one window of Vitis riparia cultivar Riparia Gloire de Montpellier isolate 1030 chromosome 11, EGFV_Vit.rip_1.0, whole genome shotgun sequence:
- the LOC117925426 gene encoding uncharacterized protein LOC117925426 codes for MKTSLSICLLLLLLSLILSQVQGIRLEKGFSSAGHQKIQVEEGSPIKITSNGGLVGEVTLCRDGHCSSGINRKLMTKTTSTSSTTPTTNSKNVKNGGKSGDQVPGREEENFYVNASPVSEHPEAAPEGYPDIIDIAGMDYSPARRKPPIHN; via the exons ATGAAGACTTCTTTATCAAtctgtcttcttcttcttcttctgtccCTTATCCTTTCTCAAGTCCAAG GTATTCGCTTGGAAAAAGGGTTTTCATCAGCTGGACATCAGAAAATCCAG GTAGAGGAGGGTTCCCCAATCAAGATCACAAGTAATGGTGGACTAGTCGGAGAAGTTACTCTCTGCAGAGATGGGCACTGTTCATCAG GAATTAATAGAAAACTTATGACCAAGACCACCTCTACTTCTTCTACTACTCCCACCACCAATTCAAAG AATGTGAAGAATGGAGGCAAATCGGGGGACCAAGTACCCGGTAGGGAAGAAGAGAATTTCTATGTGAATGCATCGCCGGTTTCCGAGCACCCGGAGGCGGCGCCCGAGGGCTATCCGGACATTATAGACATAGCTGGGATGGATTATTCTCCTGCAAGGAGAAAACCTCCAATACACAACTGA
- the LOC117924996 gene encoding ubiquitin-like domain-containing protein CIP73 isoform X2 translates to MGCTAEDPMAGGKENEIEIKIKTLDSQTYTMRVNKQVPVPDLKQQIATVTGVLSDQQRLICRGKVLKDDQRLCAYHVEDGHTLHLVTRQPVPPSSEGSHNQSDAIPGLGMSHGQDNQVAPGFLPENLNVPNQGDAIPPEINQLVSAVLGAFGVNDIGGNQGPDARVVPDSLTTLSQYLSRLRRRGNGNNVQTADIHGTAERESNSISHSVTAPGLTPTASLAELMLSARQMLIEQVGESLLQLQRQLENQETATNLSERRDIQFSAGRTGVLLQNVGAFLLELGRTTMTLIMGQMPSEAMVNTGPALFISPSGPNPLMVQAQPFQPGTSFGSFSTGTAQPGSGLVNGFGFLPRRIDIQIRRGSSMVTPNVNQVEHGYTNQPSGQRNPVTSSGGENPATSLVSEGSSIAAVPMRSMLGAVSGPFSSVLSDPSSGLLGLYPVLGRLQHVGSGHAIDELGSQASGEHQATGFQTEQLNEGGRTTEGSLPTPSLRHLAPSESQNFRINLQSTDGTITNQEAEGHMPSSVLQFLRTMFAGGEIEHVEDFNSQGIATNPVTEHSEAAAGAMDAQQAEPEVTDEGIFLSNMLREMMRFISQDVDPNVAPPEGSSASEHGTDSSSQAESSVAGTLRRESDNQASPPNSKRQKMDDSS, encoded by the exons ATGGGATGCACAGCTGAAGATCCAATGGCTGGTGGAAAAGAAAACGAaatagagataaaaataaaGACATTGGATTCCCAAACTTACACAATGCGTGTAAATAAGCAG GTACCAGTGCCTGATTTAAAACAACAGATTGCTACAGTTACAGGTGTCTTATCAGACCAACAACGTCTCATATGCCGCGGAAAAGTTCTAAAGGATGATCAACGCCTCTGCGCCTATC ATGTTGAAGATGGTCACACTTTGCATCTGGTTACCAGACAACCAGTTCCACCATCATCTGAGGGTTCGCATAATCAATCAG ATGCTATTCCTGGTTTGGGTATGAGTCATGGTCAAGACAATCAGGTAGCTCCTGGGTTTCTACCTGAAAATTTGAATGTGCCTAATCAAGGTGATGCCATTCCTCCAGAAATTAATCAG CTTGTTTCTGCTGTTCTTGGTGCTTTTGGAGTTAATGATATTGGTGGTAATCAGGGGCCTGATGCTAGG GTTGTGCCTGATTCTTTGACTACTTTGTCCCAGTATCTGAGTCGATTGAGGC GCAGAGGCAATGGAAACAATGTGCAGACTGCTGATATCCATGGTACTGCAGAAAGAGAATCTAATTCCATATCGCATTCAGTGACTGCACCGGGCCTTACTCCAACAGCATCCTTGGCAGAATTGATGCTGTCTGCAAGGCAAATGCTTATTGAACAAGTTGGAGAATCCCTACTG CAACTACAGAGGCAGCTAGAGAATCAAGAGACTGCGACTAATCTGTCTGAGAGGCGGGACATTCAGTTTAGCGCAGGGAGAACAGGAGTTTTGCTTCAAAATGTTGGTGCATTTCTACTTGAACTTGGTCGTACAACCATGACACTGATCATGGGTCAAATGCCG TCTGAAGCTATGGTTAATACTGGGCCTGCACTTTTCATATCCCCATCTGGTCCTAATCCTCTCATGGTTCAG GCTCAGCCTTTTCAACCAGGAACAAGTTTTGGTTCATTCTCCACGGGAACTGCACAGCCTGGCTCTGGTTTGGTTAATGGATTTGGTTTTCTTCCAAGGCGTATTGATATACAAATCCGTAGAG GTTCTTCAATGGTCACTCCCAATGTTAACCAAGTGGAACATGGTTATACTAATCAGCCTTCAGGCCAAAGAAACCCAGTAACAAGTTCTGGTGGTGAAAACCCAGCAACTTCTCTGGTTTCAGAGGGCTCATCTATTGCTGCAGTACCAATGAGGTCCATGCTTGGAGCAGTATCTGGTCCATTTAGTAGTGTTCTTTCTGATCCATCCAGTGGTCTTTTAGGCTTGTACCCAGTTCTTGGAAGATTACAACATGTGGGTTCTGGACATGCAATTGATGAGCTAGGATCTCAAGCATCTGGTGAACATCAAGCCACTGGCTTCCAAACCGAGCAGCTCAATGAAGGTGGTCGCACAACAGAAG GATCATTGCCAACTCCTAGTTTAAGACACCTGGCACCATCTGAATCCCAGAATTTCAGAATCAACCTTCAGTCAACCGATGGGACCATAACTAATCAAGAAGCTGAGGGACATATGCCCAGCAGTGTCCTTCAGTTTCTAAGGACCATGTTTGCAGGTGGAGAAATTGAACATGTCGAGGATTTCAATTCACAAGGAATAGCTACAAATCCCGTCACAGAGCATTCAGAGGCAGCCGCTGGTGCCATGGATGCTCAGCAAGCAGAACCAGAAGTTACTGATGAAGGGATCTTCTTGTCCAATATGCTTCGAGAGATGATGCGCTTCATATCTCAAGATGTGGACCCAAATGTCGCACCTCCTGAAGGATCAAGTGCTTCAGAGCATGGAACTGATTCTTCCTCCCAA GCTGAGAGCTCTGTTGCTGGGACTTTGCGACGGGAAAGTGATAATCAGGCAAGCCCCCCAAATTCAAAACGTCAGAAG ATGGATGATTCATCCTGA
- the LOC117924996 gene encoding ubiquitin-like domain-containing protein CIP73 isoform X4 translates to MGCTAEDPMAGGKENEIEIKIKTLDSQTYTMRVNKQVPVPDLKQQIATVTGVLSDQQRLICRGKVLKDDQRLCAYHVEDGHTLHLVTRQPVPPSSEGSHNQSDAIPGLGMSHGQDNQVAPGFLPENLNVPNQGDAIPPEINQVVPDSLTTLSQYLSRLRRRGNGNNVQTADIHGTAERESNSISHSVTAPGLTPTASLAELMLSARQMLIEQVGESLLQLQRQLENQETATNLSERRDIQFSAGRTGVLLQNVGAFLLELGRTTMTLIMGQMPSEAMVNTGPALFISPSGPNPLMVQAQPFQPGTSFGSFSTGTAQPGSGLVNGFGFLPRRIDIQIRRGSSMVTPNVNQVEHGYTNQPSGQRNPVTSSGGENPATSLVSEGSSIAAVPMRSMLGAVSGPFSSVLSDPSSGLLGLYPVLGRLQHVGSGHAIDELGSQASGEHQATGFQTEQLNEGGRTTEGSLPTPSLRHLAPSESQNFRINLQSTDGTITNQEAEGHMPSSVLQFLRTMFAGGEIEHVEDFNSQGIATNPVTEHSEAAAGAMDAQQAEPEVTDEGIFLSNMLREMMRFISQDVDPNVAPPEGSSASEHGTDSSSQAESSVAGTLRRESDNQASPPNSKRQKMDDSS, encoded by the exons ATGGGATGCACAGCTGAAGATCCAATGGCTGGTGGAAAAGAAAACGAaatagagataaaaataaaGACATTGGATTCCCAAACTTACACAATGCGTGTAAATAAGCAG GTACCAGTGCCTGATTTAAAACAACAGATTGCTACAGTTACAGGTGTCTTATCAGACCAACAACGTCTCATATGCCGCGGAAAAGTTCTAAAGGATGATCAACGCCTCTGCGCCTATC ATGTTGAAGATGGTCACACTTTGCATCTGGTTACCAGACAACCAGTTCCACCATCATCTGAGGGTTCGCATAATCAATCAG ATGCTATTCCTGGTTTGGGTATGAGTCATGGTCAAGACAATCAGGTAGCTCCTGGGTTTCTACCTGAAAATTTGAATGTGCCTAATCAAGGTGATGCCATTCCTCCAGAAATTAATCAG GTTGTGCCTGATTCTTTGACTACTTTGTCCCAGTATCTGAGTCGATTGAGGC GCAGAGGCAATGGAAACAATGTGCAGACTGCTGATATCCATGGTACTGCAGAAAGAGAATCTAATTCCATATCGCATTCAGTGACTGCACCGGGCCTTACTCCAACAGCATCCTTGGCAGAATTGATGCTGTCTGCAAGGCAAATGCTTATTGAACAAGTTGGAGAATCCCTACTG CAACTACAGAGGCAGCTAGAGAATCAAGAGACTGCGACTAATCTGTCTGAGAGGCGGGACATTCAGTTTAGCGCAGGGAGAACAGGAGTTTTGCTTCAAAATGTTGGTGCATTTCTACTTGAACTTGGTCGTACAACCATGACACTGATCATGGGTCAAATGCCG TCTGAAGCTATGGTTAATACTGGGCCTGCACTTTTCATATCCCCATCTGGTCCTAATCCTCTCATGGTTCAG GCTCAGCCTTTTCAACCAGGAACAAGTTTTGGTTCATTCTCCACGGGAACTGCACAGCCTGGCTCTGGTTTGGTTAATGGATTTGGTTTTCTTCCAAGGCGTATTGATATACAAATCCGTAGAG GTTCTTCAATGGTCACTCCCAATGTTAACCAAGTGGAACATGGTTATACTAATCAGCCTTCAGGCCAAAGAAACCCAGTAACAAGTTCTGGTGGTGAAAACCCAGCAACTTCTCTGGTTTCAGAGGGCTCATCTATTGCTGCAGTACCAATGAGGTCCATGCTTGGAGCAGTATCTGGTCCATTTAGTAGTGTTCTTTCTGATCCATCCAGTGGTCTTTTAGGCTTGTACCCAGTTCTTGGAAGATTACAACATGTGGGTTCTGGACATGCAATTGATGAGCTAGGATCTCAAGCATCTGGTGAACATCAAGCCACTGGCTTCCAAACCGAGCAGCTCAATGAAGGTGGTCGCACAACAGAAG GATCATTGCCAACTCCTAGTTTAAGACACCTGGCACCATCTGAATCCCAGAATTTCAGAATCAACCTTCAGTCAACCGATGGGACCATAACTAATCAAGAAGCTGAGGGACATATGCCCAGCAGTGTCCTTCAGTTTCTAAGGACCATGTTTGCAGGTGGAGAAATTGAACATGTCGAGGATTTCAATTCACAAGGAATAGCTACAAATCCCGTCACAGAGCATTCAGAGGCAGCCGCTGGTGCCATGGATGCTCAGCAAGCAGAACCAGAAGTTACTGATGAAGGGATCTTCTTGTCCAATATGCTTCGAGAGATGATGCGCTTCATATCTCAAGATGTGGACCCAAATGTCGCACCTCCTGAAGGATCAAGTGCTTCAGAGCATGGAACTGATTCTTCCTCCCAA GCTGAGAGCTCTGTTGCTGGGACTTTGCGACGGGAAAGTGATAATCAGGCAAGCCCCCCAAATTCAAAACGTCAGAAG ATGGATGATTCATCCTGA
- the LOC117924996 gene encoding ubiquitin-like domain-containing protein CIP73 isoform X3 — MGCTAEDPMAGGKENEIEIKIKTLDSQTYTMRVNKQVPVPDLKQQIATVTGVLSDQQRLICRGKVLKDDQRLCAYHVEDGHTLHLVTRQPVPPSSEGSHNQSDAIPGLGMSHGQDNQVAPGFLPENLNVPNQGDAIPPEINQVVPDSLTTLSQYLSRLRREFGRGNGNNVQTADIHGTAERESNSISHSVTAPGLTPTASLAELMLSARQMLIEQVGESLLQLQRQLENQETATNLSERRDIQFSAGRTGVLLQNVGAFLLELGRTTMTLIMGQMPSEAMVNTGPALFISPSGPNPLMVQAQPFQPGTSFGSFSTGTAQPGSGLVNGFGFLPRRIDIQIRRGSSMVTPNVNQVEHGYTNQPSGQRNPVTSSGGENPATSLVSEGSSIAAVPMRSMLGAVSGPFSSVLSDPSSGLLGLYPVLGRLQHVGSGHAIDELGSQASGEHQATGFQTEQLNEGGRTTEGSLPTPSLRHLAPSESQNFRINLQSTDGTITNQEAEGHMPSSVLQFLRTMFAGGEIEHVEDFNSQGIATNPVTEHSEAAAGAMDAQQAEPEVTDEGIFLSNMLREMMRFISQDVDPNVAPPEGSSASEHGTDSSSQAESSVAGTLRRESDNQASPPNSKRQKMDDSS, encoded by the exons ATGGGATGCACAGCTGAAGATCCAATGGCTGGTGGAAAAGAAAACGAaatagagataaaaataaaGACATTGGATTCCCAAACTTACACAATGCGTGTAAATAAGCAG GTACCAGTGCCTGATTTAAAACAACAGATTGCTACAGTTACAGGTGTCTTATCAGACCAACAACGTCTCATATGCCGCGGAAAAGTTCTAAAGGATGATCAACGCCTCTGCGCCTATC ATGTTGAAGATGGTCACACTTTGCATCTGGTTACCAGACAACCAGTTCCACCATCATCTGAGGGTTCGCATAATCAATCAG ATGCTATTCCTGGTTTGGGTATGAGTCATGGTCAAGACAATCAGGTAGCTCCTGGGTTTCTACCTGAAAATTTGAATGTGCCTAATCAAGGTGATGCCATTCCTCCAGAAATTAATCAG GTTGTGCCTGATTCTTTGACTACTTTGTCCCAGTATCTGAGTCGATTGAGGCGTGAGTTTG GCAGAGGCAATGGAAACAATGTGCAGACTGCTGATATCCATGGTACTGCAGAAAGAGAATCTAATTCCATATCGCATTCAGTGACTGCACCGGGCCTTACTCCAACAGCATCCTTGGCAGAATTGATGCTGTCTGCAAGGCAAATGCTTATTGAACAAGTTGGAGAATCCCTACTG CAACTACAGAGGCAGCTAGAGAATCAAGAGACTGCGACTAATCTGTCTGAGAGGCGGGACATTCAGTTTAGCGCAGGGAGAACAGGAGTTTTGCTTCAAAATGTTGGTGCATTTCTACTTGAACTTGGTCGTACAACCATGACACTGATCATGGGTCAAATGCCG TCTGAAGCTATGGTTAATACTGGGCCTGCACTTTTCATATCCCCATCTGGTCCTAATCCTCTCATGGTTCAG GCTCAGCCTTTTCAACCAGGAACAAGTTTTGGTTCATTCTCCACGGGAACTGCACAGCCTGGCTCTGGTTTGGTTAATGGATTTGGTTTTCTTCCAAGGCGTATTGATATACAAATCCGTAGAG GTTCTTCAATGGTCACTCCCAATGTTAACCAAGTGGAACATGGTTATACTAATCAGCCTTCAGGCCAAAGAAACCCAGTAACAAGTTCTGGTGGTGAAAACCCAGCAACTTCTCTGGTTTCAGAGGGCTCATCTATTGCTGCAGTACCAATGAGGTCCATGCTTGGAGCAGTATCTGGTCCATTTAGTAGTGTTCTTTCTGATCCATCCAGTGGTCTTTTAGGCTTGTACCCAGTTCTTGGAAGATTACAACATGTGGGTTCTGGACATGCAATTGATGAGCTAGGATCTCAAGCATCTGGTGAACATCAAGCCACTGGCTTCCAAACCGAGCAGCTCAATGAAGGTGGTCGCACAACAGAAG GATCATTGCCAACTCCTAGTTTAAGACACCTGGCACCATCTGAATCCCAGAATTTCAGAATCAACCTTCAGTCAACCGATGGGACCATAACTAATCAAGAAGCTGAGGGACATATGCCCAGCAGTGTCCTTCAGTTTCTAAGGACCATGTTTGCAGGTGGAGAAATTGAACATGTCGAGGATTTCAATTCACAAGGAATAGCTACAAATCCCGTCACAGAGCATTCAGAGGCAGCCGCTGGTGCCATGGATGCTCAGCAAGCAGAACCAGAAGTTACTGATGAAGGGATCTTCTTGTCCAATATGCTTCGAGAGATGATGCGCTTCATATCTCAAGATGTGGACCCAAATGTCGCACCTCCTGAAGGATCAAGTGCTTCAGAGCATGGAACTGATTCTTCCTCCCAA GCTGAGAGCTCTGTTGCTGGGACTTTGCGACGGGAAAGTGATAATCAGGCAAGCCCCCCAAATTCAAAACGTCAGAAG ATGGATGATTCATCCTGA
- the LOC117924996 gene encoding ubiquitin-like domain-containing protein CIP73 isoform X1 codes for MGCTAEDPMAGGKENEIEIKIKTLDSQTYTMRVNKQVPVPDLKQQIATVTGVLSDQQRLICRGKVLKDDQRLCAYHVEDGHTLHLVTRQPVPPSSEGSHNQSDAIPGLGMSHGQDNQVAPGFLPENLNVPNQGDAIPPEINQLVSAVLGAFGVNDIGGNQGPDARVVPDSLTTLSQYLSRLRREFGRGNGNNVQTADIHGTAERESNSISHSVTAPGLTPTASLAELMLSARQMLIEQVGESLLQLQRQLENQETATNLSERRDIQFSAGRTGVLLQNVGAFLLELGRTTMTLIMGQMPSEAMVNTGPALFISPSGPNPLMVQAQPFQPGTSFGSFSTGTAQPGSGLVNGFGFLPRRIDIQIRRGSSMVTPNVNQVEHGYTNQPSGQRNPVTSSGGENPATSLVSEGSSIAAVPMRSMLGAVSGPFSSVLSDPSSGLLGLYPVLGRLQHVGSGHAIDELGSQASGEHQATGFQTEQLNEGGRTTEGSLPTPSLRHLAPSESQNFRINLQSTDGTITNQEAEGHMPSSVLQFLRTMFAGGEIEHVEDFNSQGIATNPVTEHSEAAAGAMDAQQAEPEVTDEGIFLSNMLREMMRFISQDVDPNVAPPEGSSASEHGTDSSSQAESSVAGTLRRESDNQASPPNSKRQKMDDSS; via the exons ATGGGATGCACAGCTGAAGATCCAATGGCTGGTGGAAAAGAAAACGAaatagagataaaaataaaGACATTGGATTCCCAAACTTACACAATGCGTGTAAATAAGCAG GTACCAGTGCCTGATTTAAAACAACAGATTGCTACAGTTACAGGTGTCTTATCAGACCAACAACGTCTCATATGCCGCGGAAAAGTTCTAAAGGATGATCAACGCCTCTGCGCCTATC ATGTTGAAGATGGTCACACTTTGCATCTGGTTACCAGACAACCAGTTCCACCATCATCTGAGGGTTCGCATAATCAATCAG ATGCTATTCCTGGTTTGGGTATGAGTCATGGTCAAGACAATCAGGTAGCTCCTGGGTTTCTACCTGAAAATTTGAATGTGCCTAATCAAGGTGATGCCATTCCTCCAGAAATTAATCAG CTTGTTTCTGCTGTTCTTGGTGCTTTTGGAGTTAATGATATTGGTGGTAATCAGGGGCCTGATGCTAGG GTTGTGCCTGATTCTTTGACTACTTTGTCCCAGTATCTGAGTCGATTGAGGCGTGAGTTTG GCAGAGGCAATGGAAACAATGTGCAGACTGCTGATATCCATGGTACTGCAGAAAGAGAATCTAATTCCATATCGCATTCAGTGACTGCACCGGGCCTTACTCCAACAGCATCCTTGGCAGAATTGATGCTGTCTGCAAGGCAAATGCTTATTGAACAAGTTGGAGAATCCCTACTG CAACTACAGAGGCAGCTAGAGAATCAAGAGACTGCGACTAATCTGTCTGAGAGGCGGGACATTCAGTTTAGCGCAGGGAGAACAGGAGTTTTGCTTCAAAATGTTGGTGCATTTCTACTTGAACTTGGTCGTACAACCATGACACTGATCATGGGTCAAATGCCG TCTGAAGCTATGGTTAATACTGGGCCTGCACTTTTCATATCCCCATCTGGTCCTAATCCTCTCATGGTTCAG GCTCAGCCTTTTCAACCAGGAACAAGTTTTGGTTCATTCTCCACGGGAACTGCACAGCCTGGCTCTGGTTTGGTTAATGGATTTGGTTTTCTTCCAAGGCGTATTGATATACAAATCCGTAGAG GTTCTTCAATGGTCACTCCCAATGTTAACCAAGTGGAACATGGTTATACTAATCAGCCTTCAGGCCAAAGAAACCCAGTAACAAGTTCTGGTGGTGAAAACCCAGCAACTTCTCTGGTTTCAGAGGGCTCATCTATTGCTGCAGTACCAATGAGGTCCATGCTTGGAGCAGTATCTGGTCCATTTAGTAGTGTTCTTTCTGATCCATCCAGTGGTCTTTTAGGCTTGTACCCAGTTCTTGGAAGATTACAACATGTGGGTTCTGGACATGCAATTGATGAGCTAGGATCTCAAGCATCTGGTGAACATCAAGCCACTGGCTTCCAAACCGAGCAGCTCAATGAAGGTGGTCGCACAACAGAAG GATCATTGCCAACTCCTAGTTTAAGACACCTGGCACCATCTGAATCCCAGAATTTCAGAATCAACCTTCAGTCAACCGATGGGACCATAACTAATCAAGAAGCTGAGGGACATATGCCCAGCAGTGTCCTTCAGTTTCTAAGGACCATGTTTGCAGGTGGAGAAATTGAACATGTCGAGGATTTCAATTCACAAGGAATAGCTACAAATCCCGTCACAGAGCATTCAGAGGCAGCCGCTGGTGCCATGGATGCTCAGCAAGCAGAACCAGAAGTTACTGATGAAGGGATCTTCTTGTCCAATATGCTTCGAGAGATGATGCGCTTCATATCTCAAGATGTGGACCCAAATGTCGCACCTCCTGAAGGATCAAGTGCTTCAGAGCATGGAACTGATTCTTCCTCCCAA GCTGAGAGCTCTGTTGCTGGGACTTTGCGACGGGAAAGTGATAATCAGGCAAGCCCCCCAAATTCAAAACGTCAGAAG ATGGATGATTCATCCTGA